A DNA window from uncultured Methanoregula sp. contains the following coding sequences:
- a CDS encoding Dna2/Cas4 domain-containing protein has translation MHACPVRFYYEQNDPVAESDRYAVCKQLSYHLGSVLDGESIWDEIGTVRPSIDPALKEFLGICITACAKSEWKPAAETDVRVVSHKHGIAGMIDRVTGDGAFSIVRASGAMPLGTYAADRLRIAAIALCLEEMTGKEVPGGNVEYIPDGVTRYHAVQPRDRRQILATLHKYHAIIEGQMPEHPLNAPCNRCKYKEKCESSVGKRLSELL, from the coding sequence GTGCATGCCTGCCCGGTCCGGTTTTACTATGAACAGAACGATCCTGTTGCGGAATCCGACCGGTACGCTGTCTGCAAGCAGTTGTCGTATCATCTCGGCAGTGTTCTTGACGGTGAGAGCATCTGGGATGAGATCGGTACCGTCCGCCCATCCATTGATCCGGCACTGAAGGAATTTCTCGGGATCTGCATCACGGCCTGCGCCAAAAGTGAATGGAAACCGGCAGCAGAGACCGATGTGCGGGTAGTCTCGCATAAGCACGGGATCGCCGGCATGATCGACCGTGTTACCGGCGACGGTGCATTCTCGATCGTCCGGGCTTCGGGTGCAATGCCGCTGGGCACCTATGCCGCGGACCGCCTCCGGATAGCGGCCATTGCGCTCTGCCTTGAAGAGATGACCGGAAAAGAGGTTCCCGGCGGGAATGTCGAGTATATTCCCGATGGCGTGACCCGTTACCACGCGGTTCAGCCCCGGGACCGCCGGCAGATCCTTGCCACGCTCCACAAGTACCACGCCATCATCGAAGGACAGATGCCCGAACACCCGCTCAATGCTCCCTGCAACCGCTGCAAATACAAGGAGAAATGCGAGAGCAGCGTCGGGAAGCGGCTGAGCGAGCTCCTCTAG
- a CDS encoding DUF5612 domain-containing protein: MESVPERSAIRIIAENRRGVLRDIATVVANHDANIVMVSQEVFDSGPYTGFAELYFEYDCGEVDTHDKFIEELNNIPSVKDVKTYQPFGHIFGSRVIIIGGGAQVAQVALGAVNEADRHNIRGERISVDTIPLVGERTLALAVDAVSRLPRASILVLAGSIMGGEISKAVDRVREAGIPVIALKMAGTVPEHADLVVTDPIQAGVFAVMHVSSKAVFDINRVRGREF; this comes from the coding sequence ATGGAATCTGTACCGGAACGTTCGGCAATACGGATCATTGCGGAGAACCGCCGCGGGGTATTGCGTGATATTGCAACCGTTGTTGCCAACCATGATGCCAACATCGTGATGGTCAGCCAGGAAGTCTTCGATTCCGGGCCCTATACGGGTTTTGCAGAACTCTATTTTGAATACGACTGCGGCGAAGTCGACACTCACGATAAGTTCATCGAGGAACTCAACAACATCCCTTCGGTGAAAGATGTGAAGACCTACCAGCCGTTCGGCCACATCTTTGGCTCGCGGGTCATCATCATAGGCGGCGGGGCACAGGTGGCCCAGGTTGCACTGGGCGCCGTGAACGAAGCCGACCGCCACAATATCCGGGGAGAGCGGATCTCGGTCGACACCATCCCGCTTGTCGGGGAGCGGACGCTTGCGCTTGCTGTCGACGCCGTCTCGCGCCTGCCCCGGGCATCAATCCTGGTCCTGGCCGGTTCCATTATGGGGGGCGAGATCTCAAAAGCCGTGGACCGGGTCCGCGAAGCCGGCATCCCGGTCATTGCCCTGAAGATGGCAGGAACCGTTCCCGAGCACGCGGATCTCGTGGTCACCGATCCCATCCAGGCCGGGGTCTTTGCCGTTATGCATGTCAGCAGCAAGGCAGTCTTCGACATAAACCGGGTCCGCGGGCGTGAATTTTAA
- a CDS encoding type IV pilin, with protein MVKTNWSEEAISPVISIVLIIAVVVILAAIVGTVALGTIGGTQGNSKSVLLTASKGSSGIAFTVQGGMDLKSVSSLDLVSGTSITNCTGSAPKIGDGCTGSTDRNGRTVMVATFADGSKQVVYDKNWGAVSGSLVGSDYLVFAITGGPSVSGGPPTYTYTATFAKGPKWDEIDSIQIDDGVQDLPNTPDQAASLVVDGKMVSVYQFTKYHVVAHLKDGSAVTINDQTFT; from the coding sequence ATGGTAAAAACGAATTGGTCTGAAGAAGCAATATCCCCTGTCATCAGTATAGTCCTGATTATTGCCGTTGTGGTCATCCTTGCAGCAATAGTCGGCACGGTCGCTCTGGGCACTATCGGGGGAACGCAGGGGAATTCGAAGTCCGTGCTTCTCACGGCAAGCAAGGGAAGTTCCGGTATCGCTTTCACGGTCCAGGGGGGCATGGATCTCAAGTCGGTCTCCTCGCTTGATCTTGTCTCGGGGACCAGTATAACCAACTGTACGGGGAGTGCCCCGAAGATTGGCGATGGCTGCACCGGAAGTACCGACCGTAATGGCCGGACGGTAATGGTTGCCACGTTTGCGGACGGGTCGAAGCAGGTGGTTTATGATAAGAACTGGGGTGCAGTCAGTGGATCGCTGGTTGGCAGTGATTATCTGGTTTTCGCTATTACCGGAGGCCCTTCGGTCTCAGGTGGTCCCCCTACCTATACTTATACGGCCACCTTTGCCAAAGGACCCAAGTGGGATGAGATCGATTCAATCCAGATAGATGATGGAGTACAGGATTTACCTAATACTCCAGATCAAGCTGCGAGTCTGGTGGTGGATGGGAAAATGGTCTCCGTTTACCAATTTACAAAATATCACGTTGTTGCACATCTCAAGGATGGTTCGGCGGTCACCATCAACGACCAGACCTTCACCTGA
- a CDS encoding NAD(P)H-dependent oxidoreductase: MPSPLVGHKLGIDAVPAPDPVLVKGTRVVGISGSSRQEPGMSKSERILISALDKCRDLGCETTLIRLKDLRIYDCEGNYSENPDHCTYPCQSTMKYEDDQMEIVYNAVLDCDVLFLATPIRWNNHSALVQKFVERMNCIENQYSWFGKRMIVDKVVGLIIIGHVDGMQHVAGNLLNFFAWLGFHSPQVSITSWVGEYDEDTTKDWDLIRNNPYTQQDLVDMVHSSLCLACSLKRRPE, encoded by the coding sequence ATGCCATCTCCCCTCGTTGGACATAAACTCGGTATCGATGCTGTCCCGGCCCCCGACCCCGTGCTTGTCAAAGGAACGCGGGTTGTCGGGATCTCCGGATCGAGCCGGCAGGAACCCGGCATGTCCAAATCGGAGCGGATTCTCATATCGGCCCTTGACAAGTGCAGGGATCTCGGGTGCGAGACCACGCTCATCCGGCTAAAAGATCTCAGGATTTACGATTGCGAGGGCAATTATTCAGAGAATCCCGATCACTGCACCTATCCCTGCCAGTCCACCATGAAATACGAGGATGACCAGATGGAGATCGTGTACAATGCCGTGCTCGACTGCGACGTCCTCTTCCTTGCAACCCCCATCCGCTGGAACAACCATTCGGCCCTTGTCCAGAAATTCGTTGAGCGGATGAACTGCATCGAGAACCAGTACTCGTGGTTTGGCAAACGGATGATTGTTGACAAAGTTGTGGGACTCATCATCATCGGCCACGTCGACGGCATGCAGCATGTTGCAGGAAACCTGCTCAATTTCTTTGCCTGGCTCGGATTCCACAGCCCCCAGGTCTCGATAACCTCCTGGGTTGGCGAGTACGACGAGGACACTACAAAGGACTGGGATCTCATCCGGAATAATCCTTACACGCAGCAGGATCTCGTGGACATGGTCCACAGCTCGCTCTGCCTTGCATGCAGCCTAAAACGGAGACCGGAATAG
- a CDS encoding UPF0179 family protein, with translation MGNVLSDQGRNNRHRTADDHFQEPVGRIITVRTTHHECAVHLNGATAVEVTEAPISILINPDMAIVNSKIKPELSCNEGDCKSFALCSPEGVVEGETYVVTEVIGNSSDI, from the coding sequence GTGGGAAACGTACTGTCAGACCAGGGCCGCAACAACCGCCACCGTACTGCCGATGATCACTTCCAGGAACCGGTGGGCCGCATCATCACCGTGCGCACGACCCACCACGAATGTGCCGTCCACCTCAACGGGGCAACGGCGGTCGAAGTGACGGAAGCCCCCATCTCGATCCTGATCAACCCGGATATGGCGATCGTCAACTCCAAGATCAAGCCCGAGCTCTCCTGCAACGAGGGCGATTGCAAGAGTTTTGCCCTCTGCAGTCCCGAGGGAGTTGTCGAAGGCGAAACGTATGTGGTCACGGAAGTGATCGGCAATTCCTCAGATATCTGA
- a CDS encoding DNA polymerase subunit beta, whose amino-acid sequence MMPVRLRDFISDPDGWLYAVSTYDNEGSVGCVLRYVPEDEGTRVHPSGLRYTKYDFEEAYELVSRKKPGYAGLLHRVPYTDVKRVLKPDLEINRIASAHPRVKKLVSLFGLPQGTVGCTGSLLCQLENETSDIDMVVYGRHWFTAQTLVREGIKNRKIEGLSEDMWRKVYEKRKPEIPYDTFVLHEQRKWNRGQIEGTYFDILYTRSYEDVKSAPAGRGTVLGKMTIEAKVTDASLAFDNPAVYDIEHESIRRVLSFTHTYSGQALAGEWIEACGVCEQHGNEKWLVVGTTREARGEYIQSLTLLGH is encoded by the coding sequence ATGATGCCCGTCCGGTTGCGCGATTTTATTTCAGATCCTGATGGCTGGCTGTATGCCGTTTCAACCTATGACAATGAGGGATCGGTCGGGTGCGTGCTCCGGTATGTTCCCGAGGATGAGGGAACGCGGGTTCACCCGTCAGGCCTGAGGTACACGAAATATGATTTCGAGGAGGCCTACGAGCTCGTGTCCCGGAAAAAACCCGGCTATGCCGGCCTTCTTCACCGGGTTCCCTACACGGACGTAAAACGCGTGCTCAAACCCGATCTCGAGATCAACAGGATTGCTTCCGCCCACCCCCGGGTGAAAAAACTCGTCAGTCTCTTCGGTCTCCCTCAGGGAACTGTAGGCTGCACGGGATCGCTCCTCTGCCAGCTGGAGAACGAGACCTCGGATATCGACATGGTGGTCTATGGCCGCCACTGGTTTACTGCCCAAACACTCGTCCGCGAGGGGATAAAGAACAGAAAGATCGAGGGGCTTTCCGAAGATATGTGGCGCAAGGTGTATGAAAAACGGAAGCCCGAGATCCCGTATGACACCTTCGTGCTCCACGAGCAGAGGAAATGGAACCGGGGCCAGATCGAAGGCACCTATTTCGACATCCTGTACACCCGGTCCTATGAGGACGTAAAAAGTGCCCCGGCCGGCAGGGGAACGGTTCTCGGGAAGATGACCATCGAGGCAAAAGTCACCGATGCCTCCCTGGCATTCGACAACCCTGCGGTGTACGATATCGAGCACGAATCCATACGCCGTGTCCTCTCGTTTACGCACACCTACAGCGGCCAGGCACTTGCCGGGGAGTGGATTGAAGCGTGCGGCGTCTGCGAGCAGCATGGCAATGAGAAATGGCTGGTGGTCGGAACAACCCGGGAAGCACGGGGTGAATATATACAATCCTTGACCCTGCTCGGGCATTAA
- a CDS encoding transporter substrate-binding domain-containing protein has protein sequence MVHEQKSAERKDRGSWQPYLSRSLVCIILAAILVLSAFPAAALEDLRPVPGLSPAMPANLTPAEIAWVQEHPVIHVCIDPSYTPIEFQDSGGTYSGLSLDYLRRAGESTGLHFAIEPVNNWNVCIDRIQKKEVDLLSAVYISDLRKDYLLFTRPYYKNALVIVTKNDVSSGLSLEKLSGKSVAVVDGYTSHLLLKERYPEINAVPVPDVETGLTKVAFGSADAYLGDLATVTYVVEKEGITNLKVSGEYAPEGEGPLQFAFGVRNDQPMLVSILNKGLSEIPPEDNAVIVKRWISSSLVPVPGLDPHVYLSLLAGIVVILAIVIIILLLNRTLKHQVAAKTAELVTELEQRRRTEQALRESEQRNAAILAAIPDLLFILSRNGEYLDIQASGDAAKTIPAGFAIGSTLADAGFEPSTAGLITRAIGRALDSGKLETVCYDLATPLGQKSFEARLISLDPDRVLGVVQDVTEQKRMQESLHLARSKMGILNAITFQDIQAGIFSLSAYVELLKKVDVPEERAAYLNKEAVILTKISGSLKFAQDYQDLGMTPPRWQNVQQVFLYAISHLDLRGITRNGSLEGLEIYADPLLEKAFFRLVESILTMGGEVSCITLGYTVTDRGLVMTVGDNGKGISEDEKEKIFERDTGKTPVPGLFLVRQILSITGISIHETGQPGRGARFEILVPDGAYRFVPESQDPGHN, from the coding sequence ATGGTGCATGAACAGAAAAGCGCCGAAAGAAAAGATCGCGGCTCATGGCAGCCGTACCTGTCCCGGTCACTCGTCTGCATCATCCTGGCTGCAATCCTGGTACTGAGTGCATTTCCCGCTGCAGCGCTCGAGGATCTCAGGCCGGTTCCGGGCCTGTCGCCCGCAATGCCGGCAAACCTTACGCCCGCAGAGATCGCGTGGGTGCAGGAACATCCCGTGATCCATGTCTGCATCGATCCTTCCTATACCCCGATAGAATTCCAGGACAGCGGCGGGACCTATTCCGGTCTCTCCCTGGATTATCTCCGGAGGGCAGGTGAGAGCACCGGCCTCCATTTCGCCATCGAGCCGGTCAACAACTGGAATGTCTGCATAGATCGGATCCAGAAAAAGGAAGTAGACCTCCTCAGTGCGGTGTATATCTCGGATCTCCGGAAGGATTATCTCCTTTTCACCCGGCCGTATTACAAAAACGCGCTTGTCATTGTGACAAAAAACGATGTATCCTCGGGTCTTTCGCTTGAGAAACTGAGCGGGAAAAGCGTTGCTGTCGTCGACGGGTACACGAGCCACCTGCTCTTAAAGGAACGTTACCCGGAGATAAATGCGGTGCCGGTTCCCGATGTGGAGACCGGGCTCACAAAAGTTGCATTCGGTTCTGCCGATGCGTACCTGGGAGATCTTGCAACCGTCACCTACGTTGTGGAGAAAGAGGGGATAACCAACCTCAAGGTCAGCGGGGAGTATGCCCCCGAGGGAGAGGGACCGCTCCAGTTTGCATTCGGTGTCCGAAACGATCAGCCAATGCTTGTTTCCATCCTGAATAAAGGCCTCTCAGAAATTCCCCCCGAAGATAATGCCGTGATTGTCAAACGGTGGATCTCATCGTCCCTGGTCCCGGTTCCCGGCCTGGATCCCCATGTCTACCTGTCGCTCCTGGCCGGAATCGTCGTCATACTTGCAATCGTTATAATCATTCTCCTCCTCAACCGTACCCTCAAGCACCAGGTGGCAGCCAAAACTGCAGAACTGGTCACCGAGCTGGAACAGCGTCGCCGGACCGAGCAGGCCCTGCGGGAGAGCGAGCAGCGCAATGCTGCAATCCTTGCCGCTATACCGGATCTCCTGTTCATCCTGTCCCGCAACGGGGAGTACCTGGATATCCAGGCTTCAGGAGACGCCGCAAAGACAATTCCTGCGGGATTTGCCATCGGATCCACGCTTGCGGATGCAGGTTTCGAACCGTCGACCGCCGGTCTCATCACCCGCGCAATCGGGAGGGCACTGGATTCCGGAAAACTGGAGACCGTCTGTTATGATCTTGCAACTCCTCTTGGACAGAAATCCTTTGAAGCCCGTTTGATCAGCCTCGATCCAGACCGGGTGCTTGGGGTTGTCCAGGACGTCACCGAACAAAAACGGATGCAGGAATCCCTGCACCTCGCCCGGAGCAAGATGGGCATCCTCAATGCGATCACCTTTCAGGATATCCAGGCGGGGATATTCTCACTCTCCGCCTATGTCGAGTTGTTAAAAAAGGTCGATGTTCCAGAAGAGCGGGCTGCGTACCTCAACAAGGAAGCGGTGATCTTAACGAAGATCTCAGGATCCCTGAAGTTTGCCCAGGATTACCAGGATCTGGGAATGACTCCTCCCCGGTGGCAGAATGTCCAGCAGGTCTTTCTCTATGCAATCTCGCACCTGGACTTACGGGGCATCACCCGCAACGGAAGCCTCGAAGGACTGGAGATTTATGCCGATCCTCTGCTCGAGAAGGCGTTCTTCCGCCTGGTCGAGAGCATCCTTACCATGGGCGGGGAGGTCAGCTGTATCACCCTTGGGTATACCGTGACGGATAGGGGGCTTGTCATGACGGTTGGGGACAATGGAAAAGGTATATCCGAAGATGAGAAGGAGAAGATCTTTGAGCGGGATACCGGAAAGACCCCGGTTCCGGGGTTGTTCCTGGTGCGGCAGATCCTTTCCATCACCGGTATTTCGATCCATGAGACCGGCCAGCCGGGACGCGGGGCACGCTTTGAGATCCTGGTTCCCGACGGGGCTTACCGGTTTGTACCGGAATCGCAGGATCCCGGCCACAACTGA
- a CDS encoding DUF3467 domain-containing protein, translating to MSGQEISVNIPPTLDPVYSNMIQIAYKDDEFTFMFLHQLPQVNQARAKAIVSITPPHAKNLLAVLTKTIADYESKFGTIAPKETTGKDNVTALSGYS from the coding sequence ATGTCAGGCCAGGAAATCTCGGTCAATATCCCCCCTACGCTCGATCCGGTGTACAGCAATATGATACAGATCGCGTACAAGGACGATGAGTTCACGTTCATGTTCCTCCACCAGCTCCCGCAGGTCAACCAGGCCCGGGCCAAGGCGATCGTCTCGATCACCCCGCCGCATGCAAAGAACCTCCTCGCAGTGCTCACCAAGACCATTGCCGATTACGAGTCCAAGTTCGGCACCATTGCCCCGAAGGAGACTACCGGCAAGGATAATGTGACCGCCCTGAGCGGGTACTCGTGA
- a CDS encoding ATP-binding protein — MSDVSAKKPQSWNITIIGYIAAIIVLSAILFFISARLNLAESLWTVLQVYEQFQIDELLVVGILLVIMLILFIAKLCHLLKRETREREALELRLSRTNARLTFLNTITRQDILNQLTELTLDMEHTAQSADIAKIKEAVTKIHRQVKFIKEYQDIGVSAPEWQNVADTIMRARVGASLGKVTIDVEIQNLEIYADRLLEKAFFYMIDNALRHGGEHLTRIRFTSHMAESSLVIVCEDDGAGIPPTKKGSLFPEEYGRHAGYGLFFVKQILAETGLMVREAGLPGKGARFEIHVPAGEFRKI; from the coding sequence ATGAGCGACGTTTCGGCAAAAAAACCCCAATCCTGGAATATTACAATAATCGGGTATATCGCGGCAATCATTGTGCTCTCGGCCATCCTGTTTTTTATCTCGGCCCGGCTCAATCTCGCCGAATCACTCTGGACAGTTCTCCAGGTATACGAGCAGTTCCAGATCGATGAACTGCTGGTAGTCGGAATCCTGCTCGTCATAATGCTCATCCTCTTCATCGCAAAACTCTGTCACCTGCTCAAACGGGAGACCCGCGAGCGGGAAGCCCTGGAGCTCCGCCTCTCCCGCACCAATGCCCGCCTCACGTTCCTCAACACCATAACACGGCAGGATATCCTCAACCAGCTCACCGAACTGACGCTCGATATGGAGCACACGGCGCAAAGTGCCGACATCGCAAAGATAAAAGAGGCGGTAACCAAAATTCACCGCCAGGTCAAATTCATCAAGGAGTACCAGGATATCGGGGTCAGTGCCCCTGAATGGCAGAATGTTGCCGACACCATCATGCGGGCACGGGTTGGAGCGAGCCTCGGAAAAGTCACCATCGACGTCGAGATCCAGAATCTTGAGATCTATGCGGACAGGTTGCTGGAAAAAGCATTCTTCTATATGATCGACAATGCACTCAGGCACGGAGGGGAACACCTCACCCGGATCCGGTTCACGAGCCACATGGCCGAGAGCTCGCTCGTCATCGTCTGCGAGGATGACGGTGCCGGGATACCCCCGACCAAGAAAGGTTCGCTCTTCCCCGAGGAATACGGCCGGCATGCGGGATACGGACTCTTCTTTGTAAAACAGATCCTTGCAGAGACGGGGCTCATGGTCCGGGAAGCCGGGCTTCCCGGGAAAGGGGCCCGGTTTGAGATCCACGTTCCTGCCGGGGAATTCAGGAAGATCTGA
- a CDS encoding L-threonylcarbamoyladenylate synthase, with the protein MDIIEKAVSVLMHDGLVVYPTETVYGLGADAFSDEAIDRVYEAKKRPVSMPISIAVSDFEMLCAVAHVRPEMQDFIEKFLPGPVTVILPARNSIPEILTGGTGMIGIRIPSHEKALRLIERFDGPITATSANLHGSKDPQTPDECTVPRELLIDGGRLPGTPSTVVDLAGLRIVRRGAEAEKVEHYLSTL; encoded by the coding sequence ATGGACATCATAGAAAAAGCGGTCTCCGTACTGATGCATGACGGGCTTGTAGTATATCCCACGGAGACGGTCTATGGTCTCGGGGCCGATGCGTTCTCGGACGAGGCGATCGACAGGGTGTACGAGGCCAAGAAACGGCCTGTCTCGATGCCCATCTCGATTGCAGTCTCGGATTTCGAGATGCTCTGTGCCGTTGCCCACGTAAGGCCGGAGATGCAGGATTTCATCGAGAAGTTCCTCCCGGGCCCGGTCACGGTCATCCTTCCCGCCCGCAACAGCATCCCGGAGATCCTGACCGGGGGCACGGGTATGATCGGCATCCGGATCCCGTCTCATGAGAAGGCCCTCCGGCTGATCGAACGGTTCGACGGCCCGATCACGGCGACCAGCGCAAACCTCCACGGGTCCAAGGATCCCCAGACTCCCGACGAATGCACGGTGCCCCGCGAACTGCTCATCGACGGGGGCAGGCTTCCCGGCACACCAAGTACGGTTGTGGACCTTGCCGGGCTTCGGATCGTCCGCCGCGGGGCAGAAGCTGAAAAGGTCGAGCACTACCTTTCGACCTTGTGA